The following coding sequences lie in one Lolium perenne isolate Kyuss_39 chromosome 2, Kyuss_2.0, whole genome shotgun sequence genomic window:
- the LOC127332633 gene encoding uncharacterized protein, which translates to MDALPLRQRCRRQEGEAGVPGQALRKELEELQPYAELRFRRIAYTILASEPHQLVATYDWNQVRQHASFLVDYLANTTPELRRSMPLPSRYMMPQHVLPIGSGRLHWRGHRLVKKQGPKKPDTEAILVALKSLYRDPRAESNNDALEMLVDLLDQTFQAGLRRGCNLSYASQPSVEEGGPDAPDVQSMLGSSTDNSEGHVTSSVNFSVSPFFKLISGDWKVHSQNLGISSVTNAGTNKGLIQEGFDTENPSKGSTTVEDDILEKAKDDWIV; encoded by the exons ATGGATGCACTACCGCTTCGCCAACGCTGTCGCCGGCAGGAGGGAGAAGCAGGAGTACCTGGACAGGCGTTACGGAAAGAACTCGAGGAGCTCCAGCCATATGCCGAGCTCAGGTTCCGTCGTATCGCCTACACCATACTTGCCTCAGAGCCCCACCAGCTCGTGGCCACCTACGACTGGAACCAAGTGAGGCAGCACGCGTCGTTTCTAGTCGACTATTTGGCCAACACTACGCCAGAGCTCAGACGCTCAATGCCATTGCCGTCCCGCTACATGATGCCGCAGCATGTACTTCCAATTGGATCCGGCCG TTTGCACTGGAGGGGGCATCGCCTAGTGAAGAAACAAGGTCCCAAGAAGCCAGACACAGAAGCTATCCTAGTGGCCTTGAAGAG CCTCTACAGGGATCCAAGAGCCG AGTCAAACAATGACGCGCTGGAAATGTTGGTGGATTTACTTG ATCAAACTTTTCAGGCTGGTCTACGTAGAGGCTGCAATCTAAGCTATGCATCTCAGCCAAGTGTAGAGGAAG GTGGTCCTGATGCTCCGGACGTGCAGTCTATGCTCGGCAGCTCCACAGATAATTCTGAAGGCCATGTCACATCATCAGTGAATTTTTCTG TTTCTCCATTTTTCAAGCTCATTTCTGGTGATTGGAAAGTCCATTCTCAAAACCTTGGAATCTCATCAGTGACGAATGCAG GCACAAACAAGGGTTTAATACAAGAAGGTTTTGATACTGAGAATCCAAGCAAAGGATCGACAACTGTTGAGGATGATATTTTAGAAAAAGCAAAAGACGACTGGATTGTTTGA